From Candidatus Neptunochlamydia vexilliferae:
TGCTCCGCAATGGGCTGAACACAAAGGGCGCGATGGGCCGCCGTTCCCATCCCCCACTGGTTATTTTCAATGACATAGACGCAAGGAAGGTCCCATAAAGAGGCGAGGTTGAGCGATTCATGAACCGCCCCCTGAACAAAGGCTCCCTCTCCTAAAAAGCAGACAGCGACACCCTTTTGTTTTTGGTACTTAAGGGAAAACGCAGCCCCTGTTGCAATCGGAAGGTGTCCTCCTACAATCCCAAAACCGCCAAGCATCCGGTCGGCATAGAGGTGCATCGACCCTCCCCGTCCCATCGCATTGCCCGTCTTTTTTCCATAGAGCTCTGCCATCATCTCATCGGGAGTGGCTCCCATCAAATAAGCTAGGGCGTGACACCGGTAGGTGGTGATCCACCAGTTGTTTTCTTTCCCCATCGCTTCAGTTGCAGCGGTTTGAATCGCCTCTTGACCCATATAGGCATGGAAGAATCCCCCCACCTTACCCTGTTGGTAGGCAGACTCGGCCCGCATCTCGAATTGACGGATGAGGACCATTTCTTTAAGCATTTCGCTCAGTTTCTTTTGGCCAAGCGCTTTTGCAACTTCATCGAGATTCGACTCAAAGAATTTATAATGAACCTTTTGCGCTGATTTTTTTGCCATAAATCTATGCCCCTTCTTGCTTTTCACCGTAGCTCATCGATCCTCCGAAGTCAATAAGGCATTGACTGCATCATTGGCATGCCACTTTGAGGGACAACATTCGGGCCGTTGGTCACAGGGGTTGCCCGCAGATCATCGTCTGGATGAGAAGTAAATTGGTAACAGCTGCTTACAATAGCCGCCAACGTCAGAAGTAGTAAAGCAATTCTCATATCTTATCCTTGTTTCGTAAGGTTCCATCTTACCACAAAAAAGGGATTTTGACAATTTTTAATCGCTTACGTTAACATAATTCTATGTCAAAACGACCCATCTATTACGATACAGAGACGACAGGGGTGCGGCCCGACAAGGACCGGATCATTGAGATTGCCGCCTATGACCCTGTTCAAGAGCGCACTTTTGAGAGTTTGATCAACCCCGGGTGCCCGATTCCTCCTGAGGCAAGCGCCATCCATAACATTACCGATGAGATGGTTA
This genomic window contains:
- a CDS encoding thiamine pyrophosphate-dependent enzyme, which produces MAKKSAQKVHYKFFESNLDEVAKALGQKKLSEMLKEMVLIRQFEMRAESAYQQGKVGGFFHAYMGQEAIQTAATEAMGKENNWWITTYRCHALAYLMGATPDEMMAELYGKKTGNAMGRGGSMHLYADRMLGGFGIVGGHLPIATGAAFSLKYQKQKGVAVCFLGEGAFVQGAVHESLNLASLWDLPCVYVIENNQWGMGTAAHRALCVQPIAEHFAPAYGIKSYTLDGMNVLSCYGGFKHIYEETLQTGRPVLVEAVTERFRGHSISDPGLYRSKEELAKAKERDPIHIFKEALKMSDEELEAIEKEQKERVIAAMKFAEESEGPDLMTLEEDVFSK